CTGATCGGCGGCCTGCTGGTCCTGCCGGCGTACCGGTGGGTCGTGGACTCGCTGCAGATCGACGACGTCTGTGGCGTCTTCGCGGTCCACGGCGCGGCGGGCGGCGTCGGGACGATCCTGATCCCGGTGTTCGCGGTCGGCGGCTTCGGCGGCCTCACCCAACTGATCATGCAGATAATCGGCGTCCTCGTCATCGGGACGTGGACCGTGCTGGCGACGATGGCCGTCACGAAACTGGCCGACGTGACCGTCGGCCTGCGCGTCAGCGCCGAGGAGGAGGCCGAGGGTCTCGATCAGGGCGAACACGGGATCTCGGCGTACCCCGAGTTCGGCGGTGGCGGCGAACCGAGTCGTCCCGAGCGTCCGGCCGTCACGGACGGCGGCGAGTACGGGGGACAGGCAGATGACTGACGAACGGACCGAGACGCAGGCGGACGAACACACCGACACGACGATGGACCCGACTGACGCGACCCTCCGAACAGACGGCGGTGAACCGGAACTGAAGCTGGTGATGGCGTACATCCGGCCGGACAAACTGGGCGACGTGAAACAGGCGCTCGCGGAGGTCGGCGCGCCCTCGCTGACCGTGACGGACGTGTCCGGTCGCGGGAGCCAACCGGCGAAGAAAGGACAGTGGCGCGGCGAGGAGTACGTCGTCGATCTGCACCAGAAGACGAAGATCGAGTGTGTCGTCGCCGACGTGCCGTACGAGGACGTGGTCGAGGCGATCCGCGAGTCGGCCCACACCGGCGAGAAGGGCGACGGCAAGGTGTTCGTCGTCGACGTGGCCGAGGCGTACCAGATCAGAACGGGAGAGGCAGGCTCAGAGGCAGTCTGACTCGATGTCGTCGTCGTTCGACGACATCGACCGTGCGATCCTCAGACACCTGCTCGAAGACGGACGAGCCAGCGTGGACGCGCTGGCGTCGGCCGCAGACGCCTCGGAGGCGACCGTCTCGTTCCGGCGAGCGAAACTGGAGGCGACCGACGTGGTCCGCGGCTACAAACCCGCTGTGAACTACGACGCGCTCGGGTTCCAGACCGTCCTGCTCCACCTCCGGAGCCGGGAACCGACCGCGACGGCCGAGACGCTCGGCGACCACGCCGGCGTCGTCTCCGTCTACGAGACGACCGGTCACCACAACGTCCTCGCGGTGGTCCGCGTCGCGGACGACGCCGACCTGGATCGGCTGGTGGAGACCATCACGACCGACGTGGCGGTCTCGGCTGCCACGGCCTCGCCGGTGTCGCGGACCCTCTGTGAGTACCGGCCCGTGGAACCGGTGGAGTGAGCCGTCCCCGACACCGGCCGACGTTCGCTGCCACACCGCGGACCTGAGTGCGGGGCGTGCGACGACGACGGCACGCGAACCACCCCGCTTTTTGCGAAACCGTGCTTACCGACACACGATGGAGTACGTCCAAGAGCGCGTCACGACGCTCCACGATCTGGCGGACCCGCGACCGAAGACACCGACCGACCGGTGTGCGGTCGTCGTCCCGATGACGGAACGGGAGTACGCGGGACTTGCCGCCGAGCGTGTCCTCTCGGAACTCGAACGCGTCGACCCGGCGCGGGTGATCGTCCCGCTCCGCGCGCCGGCCGACAAGGTCGCGCAGTTCCACGACTGGCTGGCGGAGTACGATCTGAACCTCCAGACGCTGTGGTGTACCGGCCCGCGCGTCGAGTCGCTGTTGGACGCCCACGGCCTCGACGGCACGCGCGGGAAGGGCCGAGACGTGTGGCTCGCGGTCGGGCAGGCGCTCTCGGATGAGTA
This genomic window from Salinirubrum litoreum contains:
- a CDS encoding Lrp/AsnC family transcriptional regulator; the encoded protein is MSSSFDDIDRAILRHLLEDGRASVDALASAADASEATVSFRRAKLEATDVVRGYKPAVNYDALGFQTVLLHLRSREPTATAETLGDHAGVVSVYETTGHHNVLAVVRVADDADLDRLVETITTDVAVSAATASPVSRTLCEYRPVEPVE
- a CDS encoding P-II family nitrogen regulator, coding for MTDERTETQADEHTDTTMDPTDATLRTDGGEPELKLVMAYIRPDKLGDVKQALAEVGAPSLTVTDVSGRGSQPAKKGQWRGEEYVVDLHQKTKIECVVADVPYEDVVEAIRESAHTGEKGDGKVFVVDVAEAYQIRTGEAGSEAV